A single window of Cellulomonas sp. NTE-D12 DNA harbors:
- a CDS encoding NADH-quinone oxidoreductase subunit M produces the protein MSSFPWLTVLVLLPLVGAVVLWVLPAAPRNVVRPVALAFAIAELVLTGLAFLAFDTHRAGEYQLTEVHSWIPAFGVSYAVGVNGVALALIGMSVLLVPLVVLAAWHEQGSATSASNSLRRYLALVLALEAFVVAVFAARDVFLFYILFEAMLIPVYFMIGSYGGPRRRYAAVKFLLYSLAGGLVMLVGVIALYLKGPGGPQGFLTQNLVGLHLDPTTERLLFVAFFVAFAIKAPMFPVHTWLPDAAEQAPAGTSTLLVGVLDKVGTFGMLTLCLPLFPNASRWAAPVVIVLAVVSILYGALLAIGQRDLLRLVAYTSVSHFGFIVLGIFAFTSTSVAGSSFYMVNHGFSTGALFLLAGFLISRRGSQRIDDFGGLQRVTPVLAGLFLVVGLSALALPGLSPFVSEFLVLVGSFPAVPAAAVVASIGVVLAALYILWTYQRMFTGPVRPGLDTMKDVSSVERWAIGPLVAVMLVLGFVPGPALNLVRPAAQTTVQNVGVADLPAVASEGTAK, from the coding sequence ATGTCTTCCTTCCCCTGGCTCACCGTCCTGGTGCTGCTGCCCCTGGTCGGCGCCGTCGTGCTGTGGGTGCTGCCCGCCGCGCCACGCAACGTCGTCCGGCCGGTGGCGCTGGCCTTCGCGATCGCCGAGCTGGTGCTGACCGGCCTGGCGTTCCTCGCCTTCGACACCCACCGCGCCGGCGAGTACCAGCTGACCGAGGTGCACAGCTGGATCCCTGCGTTCGGCGTCTCCTACGCTGTCGGCGTCAACGGCGTCGCGCTCGCGCTGATCGGCATGTCGGTGCTGCTGGTGCCGCTGGTGGTGCTCGCCGCCTGGCACGAGCAGGGCAGCGCGACGTCCGCGTCGAACAGCCTGCGTCGCTACCTCGCGCTGGTGCTCGCGCTCGAGGCGTTCGTCGTCGCCGTGTTCGCCGCGCGCGACGTGTTCCTCTTCTACATCCTGTTCGAGGCGATGCTGATCCCGGTCTACTTCATGATCGGCAGCTACGGCGGGCCCCGACGGCGCTACGCCGCGGTGAAGTTCCTGCTGTACTCGCTCGCCGGTGGGCTGGTCATGCTGGTCGGCGTCATCGCGCTGTACCTCAAGGGCCCCGGCGGCCCGCAGGGCTTCCTCACGCAGAACCTCGTCGGCCTGCACCTGGACCCCACCACCGAGCGGCTGCTGTTCGTCGCGTTCTTCGTCGCGTTCGCCATCAAGGCGCCGATGTTCCCGGTGCACACCTGGTTGCCCGACGCCGCCGAGCAGGCACCCGCGGGCACCTCGACGCTGCTGGTCGGCGTGCTCGACAAGGTCGGCACCTTCGGGATGCTGACGCTGTGCCTGCCGCTCTTCCCGAACGCCTCGCGCTGGGCCGCCCCGGTGGTCATCGTCCTGGCGGTGGTGTCCATCCTGTACGGCGCCCTGCTGGCGATCGGCCAGCGTGACCTGCTGCGCCTGGTGGCGTACACGTCGGTGTCGCACTTCGGCTTCATCGTGCTCGGCATCTTCGCCTTCACGTCGACGTCCGTCGCGGGCTCGTCGTTCTACATGGTCAACCACGGGTTCAGCACCGGCGCCCTGTTCCTGCTCGCCGGGTTCCTGATCTCGCGCCGCGGGTCGCAGCGGATCGACGACTTCGGCGGGCTGCAGCGGGTCACCCCGGTGCTCGCGGGCCTGTTCCTGGTGGTCGGCCTCTCGGCGCTCGCGCTGCCCGGCCTGTCACCGTTCGTCAGCGAGTTCCTGGTGCTGGTCGGCAGCTTCCCGGCGGTGCCCGCCGCCGCGGTCGTCGCCAGCATCGGCGTGGTGCTCGCCGCGCTCTACATCCTGTGGACCTACCAGCGGATGTTCACCGGTCCCGTGCGGCCCGGTCTGGACACCATGAAGGACGTCAGCAGCGTGGAGCGGTGGGCGATCGGCCCGCTGGTCGCCGTCATGCTGGTGCTCGGCTTCGTGCCCGGGCCCGCGCTGAACCTGGTCCGCCCAGCCGCGCAGACCACCGTGCAGAACGTCGGCGTCGCCGACCTGCCGGCCGTCGCATCCGAAGGGACCGCCAAGTGA
- a CDS encoding NADH-quinone oxidoreductase subunit J, with product MSALVALVHTSLTGAGVTTTGEAILFWTLGPIMVIAALGLLFARKAVHAALSVVVVMISLAFLYVAQDAVFLGVVQVVVYTGAVMMLFLFVLMLVGVDTSDSLVETLRGQRVTALLGGIGLVVVLAGVVGRATYGPAKGLTSANADSNPVELARIVFGQYVFAFEVVGALLVTAALGALVLTHRRRLTARVTQKERADARVRNGHTLTPLPAPGVYARHNAMDVPALGPDGQPLDISVPRVLRVRGQEADAAEYAARIDRVLAGGWASGGGAFTSATQIGPVGGTTPPEAADHEAAVVGAPVPGVHAPSGPQDAGDATVQDQRTEPKP from the coding sequence ATGAGCGCGCTGGTTGCCCTCGTCCACACCTCGCTGACCGGCGCGGGGGTCACGACGACGGGCGAGGCGATCCTGTTCTGGACCCTCGGCCCGATCATGGTGATCGCCGCTCTCGGCCTGCTGTTCGCCCGCAAGGCGGTGCACGCGGCCCTGTCGGTCGTCGTGGTGATGATCAGCCTGGCGTTCCTGTACGTCGCGCAGGACGCGGTGTTCCTCGGGGTCGTCCAGGTGGTCGTCTACACCGGCGCCGTGATGATGCTGTTCCTCTTCGTGCTGATGCTGGTCGGCGTCGACACCTCCGACTCGCTGGTGGAGACGCTGCGCGGGCAGCGGGTCACCGCGCTGCTCGGCGGGATCGGCCTGGTGGTGGTGCTGGCCGGCGTCGTGGGCCGCGCGACCTACGGACCCGCGAAGGGCCTGACCTCGGCGAACGCCGACTCGAACCCCGTCGAGCTCGCCCGGATCGTCTTCGGCCAGTACGTCTTCGCCTTCGAGGTGGTCGGCGCGCTGCTGGTCACAGCGGCGCTGGGCGCGCTGGTGCTGACCCACCGCCGCCGCCTGACGGCCCGCGTGACGCAGAAGGAGCGGGCCGACGCCCGAGTCCGCAACGGCCACACGCTGACCCCGCTGCCCGCTCCCGGTGTGTACGCGCGGCACAACGCGATGGACGTGCCGGCGCTCGGACCGGACGGGCAGCCGCTGGACATCTCGGTGCCGCGCGTGCTGCGGGTGCGCGGCCAGGAGGCCGACGCCGCCGAGTACGCCGCGCGCATCGACCGGGTGCTCGCGGGCGGCTGGGCGTCCGGTGGTGGGGCGTTCACCTCGGCGACCCAGATCGGCCCGGTCGGCGGCACCACGCCGCCGGAGGCGGCCGACCACGAGGCAGCCGTCGTCGGCGCGCCCGTGCCGGGGGTGCACGCCCCGAGCGGACCGCAGGACGCCGGCGACGCGACCGTGCAGGACCAGCGGACGGAGCCCAAGCCGTGA
- the nuoK gene encoding NADH-quinone oxidoreductase subunit NuoK, with protein sequence MSLTHYLVLAAILFSIGALTVLLRRNSIIVFMGVELMLNASNLALVTFARLHGNLTGQVLAFFVMVVAAAEVVVGLAIIVAIFRTRRSASVDDVNLLKS encoded by the coding sequence GTGAGCCTGACCCACTACCTCGTCCTCGCGGCGATCCTGTTCTCCATCGGCGCCCTGACGGTGCTGCTGCGACGCAACTCGATCATCGTGTTCATGGGCGTCGAGCTGATGCTCAACGCGAGCAACCTCGCGCTGGTGACGTTCGCCCGGCTGCACGGCAACCTGACGGGCCAGGTCCTGGCCTTCTTCGTCATGGTGGTCGCCGCCGCCGAGGTGGTCGTCGGGCTCGCCATCATCGTCGCTATCTTCCGCACCCGGCGCTCCGCGTCGGTCGACGACGTCAACCTGCTGAAGAGCTGA
- the nuoN gene encoding NADH-quinone oxidoreductase subunit NuoN — MIAAAFTAPSVAWTALAPVVVVLGAAVVGVLVEAFVPDRLRRTTQVALAIAATAGALVAVVALWGGVHRSGGTVVLGGSLLVDGPTLVLWATLALLGLLSVLVVADRTQTGEDSFAPLAAAVPGSEYEEQARRAGLSQTEVYPLTLFALGGMMVFPAAGDLLTLFVALEVLSLPLYLLSGMARRRRLLSQEASMKYFLLGAFASALLLFGIVLLYGYSGSIRYADITAATGTPGGTEGLLLVGTVLLFAGLLFKVGAVPFHMWTPDVYQGAPTPITGFMAACTKVAAFGAILRIVYAMLPGMAWDLGALLWIVAIATMVVGTVAGLVQNDVKRLLAYSSIAHAGFVLTGVVALHQRGITGVLFYLVAYGLATIGAFAIVSLVRERSGDSITGEATALSQWAGLGRSHPVLALTFTLFLLSFAGIPLTAGFMGKFAVFSAAVAGGAWPLALIGVLASAAAAFFYVRIIVLMFFTAAHEETAEAAVEDDDVAGGDAVPAAASDELADVAGGGTATAVAVAPTLTERATATVVVRSEGLAAVAIAVCAVGTVLLGVFPTPVLDLVDAVARFLQ, encoded by the coding sequence GTGATCGCCGCTGCCTTCACCGCGCCGAGCGTCGCCTGGACGGCGCTCGCCCCGGTGGTCGTCGTGCTGGGGGCCGCCGTGGTCGGTGTGCTGGTCGAGGCCTTCGTGCCCGACCGCCTCCGCCGCACCACCCAGGTCGCTCTCGCGATCGCCGCCACGGCCGGTGCGCTGGTCGCCGTCGTCGCCCTGTGGGGCGGGGTGCACCGCTCCGGCGGCACCGTCGTGCTCGGCGGTTCGCTGCTGGTGGACGGCCCGACCCTGGTGCTGTGGGCCACTCTGGCGCTGCTCGGCCTGCTGTCCGTGCTGGTGGTCGCCGACCGCACCCAGACCGGCGAGGACTCGTTCGCACCGCTCGCCGCGGCCGTCCCGGGCTCGGAGTACGAGGAGCAGGCCCGCCGCGCGGGGCTGTCGCAGACCGAGGTCTACCCCCTCACGCTCTTCGCCCTCGGCGGGATGATGGTGTTCCCGGCCGCCGGTGACCTGCTGACGCTGTTCGTCGCGCTCGAGGTGCTGTCGCTGCCGCTCTACCTGCTGTCCGGCATGGCGCGCCGGCGCCGCCTCCTCTCGCAGGAGGCGTCGATGAAGTACTTCCTGCTCGGCGCCTTCGCCTCGGCGCTCCTGCTGTTCGGCATCGTGCTGCTGTACGGCTACAGCGGCTCGATCCGGTACGCCGACATCACCGCCGCGACGGGCACCCCGGGCGGGACCGAGGGGCTGCTGCTGGTCGGCACGGTGCTGCTGTTCGCCGGCCTGCTGTTCAAGGTCGGTGCGGTGCCGTTCCACATGTGGACCCCCGACGTCTACCAGGGCGCCCCGACGCCCATCACGGGCTTCATGGCCGCGTGCACCAAGGTCGCGGCGTTCGGCGCGATCCTGCGGATCGTCTACGCGATGCTGCCCGGGATGGCGTGGGACCTCGGCGCCCTGCTGTGGATCGTCGCGATCGCCACCATGGTGGTCGGCACGGTCGCCGGCCTGGTGCAGAACGACGTGAAGCGGCTGCTCGCCTACTCCTCGATCGCGCACGCCGGCTTCGTGCTCACCGGCGTGGTCGCCCTGCACCAGCGCGGCATCACGGGCGTGCTGTTCTACCTGGTCGCGTACGGCCTGGCGACCATCGGCGCGTTCGCGATCGTCTCGCTGGTGCGGGAGCGCAGCGGCGACTCGATCACGGGTGAGGCGACGGCACTGTCCCAGTGGGCCGGCCTGGGCCGGTCGCACCCGGTGCTGGCGCTGACCTTCACGCTGTTCCTGCTGTCCTTCGCCGGCATCCCGCTGACGGCGGGGTTCATGGGGAAGTTCGCGGTGTTCTCCGCGGCGGTGGCCGGCGGTGCCTGGCCCCTGGCGCTGATCGGCGTGCTCGCCTCGGCGGCGGCCGCGTTCTTCTACGTCCGGATCATCGTGCTGATGTTCTTCACGGCGGCGCACGAGGAGACGGCCGAGGCGGCGGTCGAGGACGACGACGTCGCGGGCGGGGACGCCGTGCCCGCGGCCGCGTCCGACGAGCTGGCGGACGTCGCCGGCGGCGGAACCGCCACGGCGGTCGCGGTCGCCCCGACGCTCACCGAGCGGGCCACCGCGACGGTCGTCGTCCGGTCCGAGGGCTTGGCGGCGGTCGCGATCGCAGTCTGCGCCGTCGGCACCGTCCTGCTCGGCGTGTTCCCCACCCCGGTGCTCGACCTGGTCGACGCGGTGGCGCGGTTCCTGCAGTGA
- the rarD gene encoding EamA family transporter RarD codes for MADERTIPAPTDGATPAARPGRGGLAAGIGAYLLWGGLPLYFPLLQPSGAVEIIAHRVVWSLLFCLLLLVATRSWRPFAELLRRPRTLATLGVAAVLLAINWLVFVYGILTDQVVDDALGYFINPLVTVGLAVLVLRERLRRVQWAALAFGAAAVVVITVGYGRVPWIALSLTASFALYGLIKKQVGRSVGALPGLAAETLVLTPVAAGYLVWLQVAGTGSFTGHGGWHAAALASAGVVTAVPLLLFNSAARRLPLSVIGLLQYLTPVLQFLTGVLLLHEHMPPARWWGFGLVWVALVMLAADGLRHRRTQVLEARAAVDASGDCEAVAER; via the coding sequence GTGGCCGACGAGCGGACGATCCCTGCCCCGACCGACGGAGCCACCCCCGCAGCCCGGCCCGGCCGCGGCGGCCTGGCCGCCGGCATCGGTGCCTACCTGCTGTGGGGCGGCCTGCCGCTCTACTTCCCGCTGCTGCAGCCGTCCGGCGCGGTCGAGATCATCGCCCACCGGGTGGTGTGGTCGCTCCTCTTCTGCCTGCTGCTGCTGGTCGCCACCCGGAGCTGGCGCCCGTTCGCCGAGCTGCTGCGCCGACCGCGCACGCTCGCCACCCTCGGGGTCGCCGCCGTGCTGCTGGCGATCAACTGGCTGGTGTTCGTGTACGGCATCCTCACCGACCAGGTGGTGGACGACGCGCTCGGCTACTTCATCAACCCGCTGGTGACCGTCGGCCTCGCCGTGCTGGTGCTGCGGGAGCGGCTGCGCCGGGTGCAGTGGGCGGCGCTGGCGTTCGGCGCGGCCGCCGTCGTGGTGATCACCGTCGGCTACGGGCGGGTGCCGTGGATCGCCCTGTCGCTGACGGCGAGCTTCGCGCTGTACGGGTTGATCAAGAAGCAGGTGGGCCGGTCGGTCGGCGCCCTGCCGGGCCTGGCAGCCGAGACGCTGGTGCTCACCCCGGTCGCCGCCGGCTACCTGGTGTGGCTGCAGGTGGCCGGCACCGGCTCGTTCACCGGCCACGGCGGCTGGCACGCCGCGGCGCTCGCCTCCGCCGGCGTGGTGACGGCCGTCCCGCTGCTGCTGTTCAACAGCGCCGCCCGCCGGTTGCCGCTGTCCGTGATCGGGCTGCTGCAGTACCTGACGCCCGTGCTGCAGTTCCTCACCGGCGTGCTGCTGCTGCACGAGCACATGCCGCCCGCGCGGTGGTGGGGCTTCGGGCTCGTGTGGGTGGCCCTGGTGATGCTGGCGGCGGACGGTCTGCGGCACCGGCGGACGCAGGTGCTCGAGGCCCGTGCGGCCGTGGACGCGAGCGGGGACTGCGAGGCGGTCGCGGAGCGCTGA
- a CDS encoding polyprenyl synthetase family protein — translation MTTTTAFALADPELSARLTERLGTVEARLREAVATTDLLVGATSTHLVSAGGKRLRPLLALLTAELGDPDRSQVIDGAVVVELTHLASLYHDDVMDDAPLRRGAPAAHEVWGNSIAILTGDLLFARASQVVAHLGQPALTLQADTFVRLCMGQMHETVGPATGEDPVEHYLQVLADKTASLIATSAQFGAMLSGCSPEVVATVGRFGELIGLAFQLADDVLDLTSDGSLSGKTPGTDLRDGVPTMPVLLLRARAAGPDATDEDRAAVALLDSDLSDDDRLAAAVATLGRHPVVEETRQRAVAVARAAVAELAPLPDGPVKESLVQFADALVDRAA, via the coding sequence GTGACGACGACGACGGCCTTCGCCCTCGCCGACCCCGAGCTCTCCGCACGACTGACGGAGCGGCTCGGCACGGTCGAGGCGCGCCTGCGTGAGGCGGTGGCGACCACCGACCTGCTGGTCGGCGCCACCAGCACGCACCTGGTCTCCGCCGGCGGCAAGCGGCTGCGTCCGCTGCTCGCGCTGCTCACGGCGGAGCTCGGCGACCCCGACCGCTCGCAGGTGATCGACGGCGCCGTGGTGGTCGAGCTGACCCACCTGGCGTCGCTGTACCACGACGACGTGATGGACGACGCTCCGCTGCGCCGCGGCGCTCCGGCCGCCCACGAGGTGTGGGGCAACTCGATCGCCATCCTCACGGGCGACCTGCTGTTCGCCCGGGCGTCGCAGGTGGTCGCGCACCTCGGTCAGCCGGCGCTGACCCTGCAGGCGGACACGTTCGTCCGGCTCTGCATGGGGCAGATGCACGAGACGGTCGGGCCGGCGACGGGGGAGGACCCGGTCGAGCACTACCTGCAGGTGCTCGCCGACAAGACGGCGTCGCTGATCGCGACCTCGGCGCAGTTCGGCGCGATGCTGTCCGGCTGCTCGCCGGAGGTGGTCGCGACCGTGGGACGGTTCGGCGAGCTGATCGGCCTGGCGTTCCAGCTGGCCGACGACGTGCTGGACCTGACGTCTGACGGGTCGCTCAGCGGCAAGACGCCCGGCACCGACCTGCGTGACGGCGTGCCGACCATGCCGGTGCTGCTGCTGCGCGCGCGGGCGGCGGGTCCCGACGCCACGGACGAGGACCGTGCGGCCGTGGCCCTGCTGGACTCCGACCTGTCGGACGACGACCGGTTGGCCGCCGCCGTGGCGACCCTCGGACGGCACCCCGTGGTGGAGGAGACGCGGCAGCGTGCCGTCGCCGTGGCGCGTGCCGCCGTCGCCGAGCTCGCACCGCTGCCGGACGGCCCGGTCAAGGAGTCCCTGGTGCAGTTCGCCGACGCGCTGGTGGACCGCGCGGCCTGA
- the nuoI gene encoding NADH-quinone oxidoreductase subunit NuoI, which produces MPGSTGLQAALAPVAGFGVTLANLFRPTVTEQYPSEKIPPKPRFHGRHQLNRYADGLEKCIGCELCAWACPADAIYVEAADNTPDEQYSPGERYGRVYQINYLRCILCGLCIEACPTRALTMTNDFELAGPTRAGLIWEKEDLLAPLRNGMLSSPHPMVEGTTDTDYYQGTVTGPTAEQEAWVTEHRPDDPSLPANVAKGVPPAPRGATAQAQADLTAAATRQGTR; this is translated from the coding sequence ATGCCGGGGTCGACGGGCCTCCAGGCCGCGCTCGCGCCGGTCGCGGGGTTCGGCGTGACGCTCGCCAACCTGTTCCGGCCCACGGTGACGGAGCAGTACCCGTCGGAGAAGATCCCGCCGAAGCCGCGGTTCCACGGCCGTCACCAGCTCAACCGCTACGCGGACGGCCTGGAGAAGTGCATCGGCTGCGAGCTGTGCGCGTGGGCGTGCCCGGCGGACGCGATCTACGTCGAGGCCGCGGACAACACCCCCGACGAGCAGTACTCGCCGGGGGAGCGGTACGGCCGCGTCTACCAGATCAACTACCTGCGCTGCATCCTGTGCGGCCTGTGCATCGAGGCCTGCCCGACGCGGGCGCTGACCATGACCAACGACTTCGAGCTCGCGGGACCGACGCGCGCCGGGCTCATCTGGGAGAAGGAGGACCTGCTCGCGCCGCTGCGCAACGGGATGCTCTCCTCCCCGCACCCGATGGTGGAGGGCACCACGGACACCGACTACTACCAGGGCACCGTCACCGGGCCGACCGCCGAGCAGGAGGCGTGGGTGACCGAGCACCGGCCCGACGACCCGTCGCTGCCGGCCAACGTCGCCAAGGGCGTGCCGCCGGCACCCCGCGGCGCGACGGCGCAGGCGCAGGCGGACCTCACGGCGGCGGCGACCCGGCAGGGCACCCGATGA
- the nuoL gene encoding NADH-quinone oxidoreductase subunit L: MTELVASASPVDGGSVSYASLLVGLPLASAAVLLLLGRRADRWGHWVGVLASGAAFLLGLVAFVTVLGRPADQRVLDVKLGTWIDAGSFHLNAGLRVDPLSLTFVLLVTFVGTLIHVYSVAYMEHDVDRRRFFAYLNLFVAAMLLLVLADSYLLLFVGWEGVGLASYLLISFWNYRLDYAVAGKKAFVANRIGDLGLIIGMGMIFAKVGALDFTTVHAAAASGSKDTALWTGVGLMLLLAACGKSAQFPLQSWLGDAMAGPTPVSALIHAATMVTAGVYLVVRSNAIFDAAPTARLVVTIVGAISLLFGAIVGCAKDDIKKALAASTMSQIGYMILAAGLGPVGYAFAILHLVTHGFFKAGMFLGAGSVMHAMDDQTDMRFFGGLGRSMKITWLTFMAGALAIVGMFPFSGFFSKDPIIEAAFVPTDGQPWRAWLFGTVALLGAAITAFYIARLFFMTFEGTKRWTDKADGSHQHPHEAPALMTVPMIILAVGSVALGGILATGSRFTHWLEPSVGATDHAEPVIPAPVLIALSLLVVVIGVLIAWRRYAVAAVPTTPPLGTTLTRAARKDLYQDVVNDGVLVVPGQVLTRSLVYGDRALVDGAVSGLAKGTVASGDLARRPQTGYVRSYASTMLLGLVALVVVVLALQS, translated from the coding sequence TTGACCGAACTGGTCGCCTCCGCCTCCCCGGTGGACGGCGGCTCCGTCTCCTACGCATCGCTGCTGGTGGGCCTGCCGCTGGCGTCCGCCGCGGTGCTGCTCCTGCTGGGGCGGCGGGCCGACCGCTGGGGCCACTGGGTGGGCGTGCTCGCCTCCGGCGCCGCCTTCCTGCTCGGCCTCGTCGCGTTCGTCACGGTGCTCGGCCGCCCCGCCGACCAGCGCGTGCTCGACGTCAAGCTCGGCACCTGGATCGACGCCGGCTCGTTCCACCTGAACGCCGGCCTGCGCGTCGACCCGCTGTCGCTGACCTTCGTCCTGCTGGTGACGTTCGTCGGCACCCTGATCCACGTCTACTCCGTGGCCTACATGGAGCACGACGTCGACCGCCGCCGGTTCTTCGCCTACCTCAACCTGTTCGTCGCCGCGATGCTGCTGCTGGTGCTGGCGGACTCCTACCTGCTGCTGTTCGTCGGCTGGGAGGGCGTCGGCCTGGCGTCCTACCTGCTGATCAGCTTCTGGAACTACCGCCTCGACTACGCCGTCGCGGGCAAGAAGGCGTTCGTCGCCAACCGCATCGGCGACCTGGGCCTGATCATCGGCATGGGCATGATCTTCGCCAAGGTCGGCGCGCTGGACTTCACCACGGTGCACGCCGCGGCGGCGTCCGGGTCCAAGGACACCGCGCTGTGGACGGGCGTCGGCCTGATGCTGCTGCTCGCCGCGTGCGGCAAGTCGGCGCAGTTCCCGCTGCAGTCGTGGCTGGGTGACGCGATGGCCGGCCCGACGCCGGTGTCCGCCCTGATCCACGCGGCGACGATGGTCACCGCCGGTGTCTACCTGGTGGTCCGGTCCAACGCGATCTTCGACGCCGCTCCCACCGCCCGGCTCGTCGTGACGATCGTCGGGGCGATCAGCCTCCTGTTCGGCGCGATCGTCGGCTGCGCGAAGGACGACATCAAGAAGGCGCTGGCCGCCTCGACGATGTCCCAGATCGGCTACATGATCCTGGCGGCCGGACTCGGCCCCGTCGGCTACGCGTTCGCGATCCTGCACCTGGTGACGCACGGCTTCTTCAAGGCCGGCATGTTCCTCGGTGCCGGTTCGGTGATGCACGCGATGGACGACCAGACGGACATGCGCTTCTTCGGCGGCCTCGGGCGCTCGATGAAGATCACCTGGCTGACGTTCATGGCCGGTGCGCTGGCGATCGTCGGGATGTTCCCGTTCTCCGGCTTCTTCTCCAAGGACCCGATCATCGAGGCGGCGTTCGTCCCGACGGACGGGCAGCCGTGGCGCGCCTGGCTGTTCGGCACGGTCGCCCTGCTCGGCGCCGCGATCACGGCCTTCTACATCGCGCGGCTGTTCTTCATGACGTTCGAGGGCACCAAGCGCTGGACCGACAAGGCGGACGGCAGCCACCAGCACCCGCACGAGGCCCCGGCGCTGATGACCGTGCCGATGATCATCCTGGCGGTGGGCTCCGTCGCACTGGGCGGCATCCTCGCCACGGGCTCGCGGTTCACGCACTGGCTGGAGCCGTCGGTCGGCGCCACCGACCACGCCGAGCCGGTGATCCCCGCGCCGGTGCTGATCGCGCTGAGCCTGCTGGTCGTCGTGATCGGCGTCCTCATCGCGTGGCGCCGGTACGCCGTCGCCGCGGTGCCCACCACGCCGCCGCTCGGCACCACCCTCACGCGGGCCGCCCGCAAGGACCTGTACCAGGACGTCGTCAACGACGGCGTGCTGGTGGTCCCCGGCCAGGTGCTCACCCGCTCCCTCGTGTACGGGGACCGGGCCCTGGTGGACGGCGCCGTGTCCGGCCTCGCCAAGGGGACGGTCGCCTCCGGCGACCTCGCCCGCCGTCCACAGACCGGCTACGTCCGCTCCTACGCCTCGACGATGCTCCTGGGCCTGGTCGCCCTGGTGGTCGTCGTCCTGGCCCTGCAGAGCTGA
- a CDS encoding protein phosphatase 2C domain-containing protein, protein MSAADPVPREGGPTVRVGAASHRGGRLDNEDSYRAGDGVYLVADGMGGHEAGEVASATAVESLGSLTGGTPDEDDVRAALRTAHERVRALPLGGERRPGTTVSGVVLSERDGLPCWLVLNVGDSRTYRMVGGVLEQLTTDHSRVAELVATGFLDPQDVSRHPERHVVTRVLGGGSPDVEPDVFALPVSPTERIVVCSDGLSEALPDARIQAELRAHPAAQQAADALVAAALAVGARDNVTVVVVDVVG, encoded by the coding sequence ATGAGCGCAGCTGACCCGGTGCCCCGGGAGGGCGGTCCGACGGTGCGGGTGGGCGCCGCCAGCCACCGTGGCGGTCGCCTGGACAACGAGGACTCGTACCGCGCCGGTGACGGCGTGTACCTGGTCGCCGACGGCATGGGTGGGCACGAGGCGGGCGAGGTGGCCAGCGCGACGGCCGTCGAGTCCCTGGGCAGCCTGACGGGCGGCACCCCCGACGAGGACGACGTGCGCGCGGCGCTTCGCACGGCGCACGAGCGGGTGCGTGCCCTGCCGCTCGGTGGTGAGCGGCGCCCCGGGACGACGGTGTCCGGTGTGGTGCTGAGCGAGCGCGACGGGTTGCCGTGCTGGCTGGTGCTCAACGTCGGCGACTCCCGCACCTACCGGATGGTGGGTGGTGTCCTCGAGCAGCTGACCACCGACCACTCGCGCGTGGCGGAGCTGGTGGCGACCGGGTTCCTCGACCCGCAGGACGTGTCCCGGCACCCCGAGCGGCACGTGGTGACGCGCGTCCTCGGCGGTGGCTCTCCGGATGTCGAGCCGGACGTGTTCGCGCTCCCCGTCAGCCCCACGGAGCGCATCGTCGTGTGCAGCGACGGCCTGTCCGAGGCGCTGCCGGACGCCCGGATCCAGGCGGAGCTGCGGGCGCACCCCGCGGCGCAGCAGGCGGCCGACGCCCTGGTCGCGGCGGCGCTGGCCGTCGGCGCCCGGGACAACGTCACGGTCGTCGTCGTCGACGTCGTCGGCTGA